The Nicotiana tomentosiformis chromosome 2, ASM39032v3, whole genome shotgun sequence genome includes the window TTCATATTGTGATGCTGACGAATCCCAACTAAAATCTATGTTCATGTCCTTCTGAACCAGCTCTTTCCAAGTCTCAGCATTGTTCATGTAGTAGTTAAATGCACGTTCCAAGGCGTTGTTGAATCCCTGGTCATGAAACAGTGCAACATAAAACTCGTTTAAGAACAATGCTTGATGCTCGATATAAAGAACAATGCTTGATGCAGAGTCCGAACAGCAGTAATTTGCTAATGGGGCGCAAAACTGCACCACTATTATGTCTTGGACAACTTTTTACTAATGTTTTAGGCTCTTAGCTATTAAAGTGAGGTTACCTGTTCATCAGCAGTCACAAACGTAAATCCATTTCTAAACTGATCTGGGATTGTGTCATCGTCAACATCGAAAACACTGCAAACATATTTGAATGgttaaaaataaatatgaaacaGTATAACCATGAACTCTGATTAATAAAGAAGTCCTGCTGTGTCGCGTTGACGAACCTATCATTCAAGCCCCCTGTTTTCCTAGCTATTGGTATAGACCCATATCTCATCGCTATCATCTGCAGAAATAGAATTCGGATTCAAACATTAGAGCCAAAAAAATACTGAGTTATTTAAAAAGGTTCTTCATTTACTAGAAAGTGTTCAAGCAATTATGGAATGACCTGAGTAAGGCCGCAAGGCTCAAAGATGGATGGGATGATAAGCATGTCAGATGCTGCATAAATCAAATGGGAAAGAGCCTCATCATACTTTAATACCAACCGAGCATGTTCGTGATTTTGGAAATGGTTTCTGATATCCTCAAACTCCCTCTGCACCAACATTGATGTATGAGTTGACAGATTGCTAAACATTATGCTAGGATGAACTAGGGGTAGAGCAAACGGTGGAGGAATCCACAGCAAGTGCAGAAAAGTTCACATGAAAGGTTTGACAAGAAACAAACATGGAAAAAGCAGATGTAACATACCAAAACTGAAAAGTATCATGAAAGAGAagcattaaatttcttatcaaatacaattttattattttcccaTGATTAACAATGGAAGGAGAAGCCACTAATAGAAAATCTAGCAAAACCCAAGCCTCCTCATCTCTGTCAGGggatataacaacaacaagaataAGAATAAAAAATATTGCTTCAATTCATTTAAGTACCAATACAAAAGAATACAAGTAAGAATGGGGATGATTTACCATAGTACatagaaattaaaagaaaccagCATCCCTGACTTTAGCAAAAGAACACATCAtctcaaagaaaagaaaagacaaCCTTGTCCAAGGAATGTAGCTGTGACTGATGCAAACCATTTTTGAATCGTCAAAAAGAGGTGCTATGGGGTTTCCAAGTTTCGGGTGTCTCCATAAAGACAGGATTTCTGAGTTGATAAGCACAGAAACAAAAGCATAGAACTGCTAGACTGGAAGGATTTGGTTACTGAATTATTCATTCTCATGCACACCTAACTAGAAGATCCAACATATGGATTGAAAATCCAACAGCTATCTTTCTGTACAAGTCTGAATTCCTATTGACGAAACTGGAAATATAGAACttactttttcttcttcttcttctcccgcGTTTCTCATTTTATTGATAAACAAAGTTTAAAAGCTTGAGCTAAACAGACTTATCTGTGTGCTAAATTTCGGCTAAGTATATCATCTCAATATCATCATTAAGACGTCATGATGATTGTATTTTCCTATAGCATGATGCTGCGAAGGAAAAGGAAATCATTACCTGAATATGTGGCACTGGACTAGAACCAAGAAGAACAAATTGACCTCCCAACTCCAAAGTCCTATATATGGCATGTCTAATAAGATGCACACCCTTTTGAGGAACCAGTCTTGTTATGCAACCAACCTGTAACCAAGCAATCGTAGGTTAAAATTATAAGTGATACGGAAGGCCTTATCCAAACTGAGAGAATAAGCTCAGCATCTCATAATGCAATGTCAATTAGTATATCCAGCCCAACTGATGTTCTTCTTAACTTGTTAGCTATTAATCCTCCAATAtcatatttgaaaattttaacaTAACCTACACCGTGTCTTTCTTGTTATCTTTGCTTTTCAACTTCCGTTAGAAGTAGTAAGTATATTTACATCAGATATTGTGATAAATAAGGGCGTGGATGCCAAGATAGGTCGATTGGTACAATAAAATGAGTAGTCTACTGTCATCTAATTACtgttaaagataaaataaacagTGGGATGACTCATGGAATCTAAACATCACCACTTCTTAACACATGACATTCCAACATTTTCTAAGAATTTAGACTTGATTCAAGATGTTTTTACTTCAAACGAAGTGTTTCTTGAGTTAACTTTGATGAAATATTATCCCATGTTAACTAATGTGTAACATtcctcaaatctataaaagtttcTAACACATgctaaatatagaatttaatttttttcttttaatcttaaattatacttctattacggatttaaacccttgtgattgacttttgagttacttctatgtttataaataattggatatacaattaggggaatattaataattttaatattattaattattaaaagtagGTTTAATTAAATATTAGTTAAGTCAAAaccaattaaaaaaaatttaaaaaaagggaaaaacaaataaaataaggAAGCACGTGACAAGCCTTAGCCCTTTAAGGCAAAGGATTAAACAAAGGGCTTTAAGGATTAAACAGAAACAGAACGTTGTTCTGTCACGCAAGGCACGCAGGCAACGAAAACAAAATTCTAGGGTTCTTTACAAATCACTAATTCTTGAACTCAGGTATATAAAATTCCCTATTGTCAATTATCCTACAGTGGTAATAGATAAGAATTGAATAGTTAATTCCCTTCTTTCTCTGTATCAACAGTAAATTTCATGTTTAGGTGAGAAActttaaaattgattaaaatgcatTGGTTGTTGTAGAATCAACTGTTTGACGGGTATAAATTGGATTGGGGCATGCGTATTGGCTCAaggagttttgaggtgagttgatataaccctttactaaagtAGTTTAACTAACAAAATCACGTATATAAGGTGGTTGATGAATTGCTTAAAAGAGTTTATATGTACTTAATTGGAGCGAGTGAGTACCTATTAACTTAGAATTATTCTAGCAaaagtttagatgatttattatgatatatgtgcataaattttcagatttttgtgttattcttatatgccattttcatgttgaaaatttatgaagaagcaagaatctatagaaatacttttgaatgtttatttcatttttatgCCATGCTTTACGTTTAAGGATAACAATATGAGTATGTATAGGATGTTCCAGaaaggatttagacttgaaaagtcacaagaagaagttttagtaagaaaagatttttgggagtatcctctattctgagaAGGGGTCATCGTCCAGTCCGAGGATCCTGATCAAGGCGTTGACTTCCTaaaactacttgtgccaaagtagggagcacacgagcCGAGGGTCTCGTTGCTAAGAATTTACCCAGTCATCTAAGGCATGACACATGAACGTTGAGAACCATGAAGCTCGTGGCACctcgtggattgggcctattcgatcaggttgggatcgaacccgtGCCGATCACACGGTGACTGAGACGGAACTAAGTCAGAATAGTTGGAACTCCCGAAGtataaagtgaagtattttttttataagaaagaaaaaaaaaagaatttcttttagaatattcataaattgctattatgcaattattttagaattgttcttataagctttatgtttttcatgcatttagaatctttgctcgtaatgtatattttattaaagttTCGTCCCCTGTCGTTGAGACTTactgagtacaatggatggtactgacgttctcttttgggaacctacgttggtctgcggtacaacgtaggaaccggttttgcaggcgagcaggctACAGTTTAGGACTTCCCTCTCTTccagtgctattggtgagcttcgcttttgttcgtggagtacTCCTTAGAGTCATCTTTGTTTAATTATTTCTTTGTTTACTTGGAGAACTAGCCAGGCAATCTCATATTCTGAGCAGTGCGTCAGTTTATaagtagaggcttcatagacacagtcggtgggttaagattcagatgtttttgataataacttagcagtatttcatttgttactacgaataaagttttggagttggtttattttagatatttaaattaattaaaaatatatggttaaagtattgccttgttgaatataaagtttgaagttataatagatttgataagcgtagatggttcgctcggtcaagtttagtgatcgggtgccggtcacggcttgttcagaaaatgggtcgtgacaaacttagtatcagagcctcAGGTTTATGGAGTCCTAGGGGTCTATGAAGCCgtgttagtagagtcttgtttatgggtatgaaGCGCGCCaaacttataaacaggaggctacaagcatttaggaaaagtctcattttttttttcatattttagaTCATGCAGTAGAGCCAACCTCTAAGAAATTATCTAATGTATTCGTTTCTCCAAAACTCGCAGAAATGGCTCGTACTTGCAACTCTGACACCGACACTCAGGATGCTGCTCAAGAGACTATTGCTACTATTGTGGCTCAAGGTAGAACTAAGAAGCCTTCAACTCAGAAAAGGAAGGGTAAATCCACAAAGGGGGTTCAAGTACCCCGGGTTGAACATGAAGAAGGGGTGGAGCATGATGAGCAAATAGCTCAGGATCCAGTGCCACCCCCAACAGCAGCTCCGGCTCAGACAGCTATATCTCCAGAGGTGGGTCAGATGTTTAATGCTGTCAACAGTGCTATGgagatgtttaaagccttcatggcCAACCAGAACGAGAGAAGAGATGAGATACCACTTCAATCAAATAGACAGAACAATTTTGAGTCCTCAAGAGTGAATGAATTTTTAAAGTTGAGTCATCCATTGTTCCATGGTTCTATAACTGATGAAGATCCAATGTTGTGGCCGGAGGGTGTCAAGAAAGCCCTCCGAACGATGAAGGCATTTGATGATGAAGCTGTGGAGCTGGCTGCTTACCAGCTTAGAGATGTGGCTGgcgcttggtttgagatgtgggaaaaGGAAAGAGATGAAGATGATGGTCCGCCTActtggaagaatttgaagaggCCTTCATGGCTAACTTTATCCCAGAAGAGGATAGGGAAGCTAAGGCTACACAGTTCGAACAACTCAAGCAAGGGAATAAAAGTGTGCAAGAGTACTACATGGAATTCATAAGGTTGGCTAAGCATGTTCCTCACATGGTTAAGATAGAAAAAGCAAAGATTCGCAGGTTTGTTGGCGGTTTGGCTTACCACATTAAGGATACAACATCAGCTGCAGCGGTAGGAATGACATCTTTCTCCTCTGTTGTGGGATTCGCCAAGCACTTAGAAAAATACAGACAACaaaggagagaagaaaaagagcatAACAAGAAAGCCCGGACAGCGGGCAAGTTTAAAGGTACATCCAACGGAGGTGGAAGGGGTTCCTCCAATAAAGAGTCATTAGCACCAGCTCAGTCCAGTCATCAGTCAGGTGGTGGGTCTTCTTTCAGACGTACTCAGAGTTATGGAAACCAATCTCGCCAGAATTAGAATtttaggacatcatcctcacataGCCAGAGTCCTGCTGAGCAACATTCACAACAACAAGGTCTTTGTGGAACATGTAAGCGGCAACATTCAGGTCAATGCAAGCTCGGGTTTCATGGTTGCTATCATTGCGGAGGCATTGGTCATATAAAGGCCAACTGCCCAAAGTTGCGACGTAATTTCAGTGGGGAATCAACTCGTCCATCTAGTTCCTCAGCTACTACAGTTGCACCACCTCAAGCTCGTGGTTCTCATAATCAGGCAGGGCATGGAGCAGGCAGAGGTGCAGATCGAGTTACTCAGGGATGGTGACAACCCCGTTTGTTTGCTACACTTGATCGTCAGAGTGCAGAGGCATCTGCAGAAGTTATTACAGGTATACTTCTAGTTTGCTCGCATAATGCTTATGCCATAATTGATCCAGGTTCAACGTTTTCGTATGTGACTCCATACTTTGTAATTAACctcgggatagaaccggaacaacttagTGAGCCATTCCTAGTATATACTCCAATTGGTGAGTCAGTGAAAGTCACAAAAGTCTATAGAGGTTGTATAGTTTCAGTCCAAGGTCGCAGCACCGAGGCCGATCTCATAGAGTTAgaaatggtggatttcgatgtgatcatgggtatggattggttgtcttcctGCTATGCCATGTTAGATTGTCGTGCCAAGATAGTCGGGTTCCAATTCCCAAATGAAGAAGTCTTAGAGTGGAAGGGTAGTTCAACATCACTTGTAGGTaaatttatttcttaccttaaggcatttatttcttaccttaaggcacaACGAATGATCGGTAAGGGGTGTCTCGCCTATTTGGCTCACATCATTAATCCAGAATAAGAACCACCAGCTCTTCAGACTGTGCCAGTTGTTAGAGAATTTCCAGAAGTTTTCCCAGATGACCTTCGCGGACTTCCTCCCAAAAGAATCATAGACTTTGGCATTGATCTCATGCcaagcactcagcccatatctataccTCCTTATAGGATGGCTCCAGCAGAACTTAATGAGTTGAGAGAACAGTTGAAAGACCTCCTTGacaagggcttcatcaggccgagtgtttCACCGTGGGGTGCCCCGATCCTATTtgtcaagaagaaagatgggtctctCAGAATGTGCATGGACTATcagcagttgaataaagttaccattaagaacaagtacccactgccaagaattgatgatttatttgatcaactttagggtgcaaagtacttttcaaagatagacttgaggtcggggtaccatcagttgagaaTCAGAGAAGAGGATATATCTAAAACAACCTTTAGAACTCGCTACGGGCACtatgaatttctagtaatgtccttcgggttgacaaatgctccagctgcATTCATGGACCTCATGAACAgagttttcaagccattccttgATACCTTTATTATCGTGTTTATAGACGATATTTTGGTATACTCTAAGAGCAAGAATGAGCATGCAGACCACTTCAGGATAGCCTTGCAGACCTTGAAGGAGAATgaactttatgccaagttttcaaaatgtgagttctggttgcagtcagtggcattcttaggccaCGTGGTATCTAGTGAAGGCATAAAAGTAGACCCTGAAAAGACAAAAGCagtcaagaactggccaaggCCGACAACACCAACCTCACTTGCAGCTCCAttaactaagttgactcagaaagcagttaagttccagtggtcagaCACTTGTGAGTAGAGTTTTCAAGAGTTAAAAAAGAGGTTGACCACTACACCTGTGTTAACCTTGCCAACAGGTTCGGGTGGgttcacagtgtattgtgatgcctccagAGTTGGTCTTGGTTGTGTTCTTATGCAAGATGGCaaagttattgcttatgcttccaggcagttaaagaatcatgagaagaactaccccacaCACGACTTGGAGCTTGCAGCAGTAGTGTTTGCATTaaagatatggcgacactaccTTTATGGTGAGCATTCTGAAGTGTTTACGGATCACAAAAGCCTCCAGTACATTTTCAAgcaaaaagaattaaatttgagacaaagaaggtggctcgagctattgaaggattatgacatcaatatCCTTTATCACCCAGAcaaagctaatgtggtagcagatgcaCTTTGCAGGAAGTCAATGGGTGTCTTGGCCCATCTTGCAGTACAAAGGCAAACTTTGGGTCGAGAAATTCAAAAACTAGCAAATGATGGAATTAGATTGGATGAGACCGAAGAAGGAGGTATAACTGCTTATGCCTTAGTGCAATCCTCTCTTGTTGCGCATGTTAAGGCTAAGCAAGACGAAGATCCGTACTTAGTGAAGTTAAAAGAAGGAGTTAGAAACAAAAAAATCACTGCTTTCACTCTAGGAAGTGATGGAGTTTTGAAGTTGAATGATCGGTTATGTGTGCCTGATGTAGATGGTCTTAGGAAGGCCATAATGGAAGAAGCTCACAGCTCGAAGTACTCTATCCACCCAGGTTCTACCAAAATGTATCTCGACTTGAAAGAGTTGTATTGGTGCAAAGGCATGAAGAAGCAAGTAACAGATCATGTGGCCaaatgtttgaattgccagcaagtcaaagccgagcatcagaggcctggtggcctAGCTCAAGATATAGAGAAACcacagtggaaatgggagatgattaatatggatttcgtaGTAGGTCTGCCTCGCACATACCGTAAGCATGATTCAATTTGGGTTATTGTAGACCGACTGACAAAGTCCGCGCATTTCCTACCAGTAAAGACGACAGATTCCGCAGAGCAGTATGCGCAGTTGTACATCAAAGAAATAGTCTgattgcatggcactccagtttcaaTCATATTtgacagaggccctcagttcacggCGCATTTTTGGCAGGCATTTCAGAAAAGATTAGATACCAAGGTCAACTTGAGCAccgcttttcatccacagaccgatggtcAGGCATAAAGGACCATTCAGACTCTCGAAGATATGCTGCGagcatgtgttatagattttggaggtaattgggatgatcacttgccacttatagaatttgcttacaataacagttatcaggcCAGCATTGGTATGGCTCATTATGAAGCGTTGTATGGGCGAagatgtaggtctccagtgggttggtttgaaccagcaGAGATGCCATTGATTGATCCGGAGTTTGTTTGTGAGGCCTTAGAGAAAGTACAGCTAATCAGAGAAAGACTAAAAgcggctcagagtcgtcaaaagtcctattctgACAAGAGGCATCGTGACTTAGAGTTCATGGTTGGTGACAAGGTGTTTTTGAAAGTTTCACCAATGAAAGGAGTAatgaggtttggtaagaaagggaaacttAGTCCTAGATTTATCGGACCTTATGAGATTATAGAAAAGAAGGGAAACGTGGCTTATGAGCTAGCGTTGCCCGTTGAGTTGTCCTCTGTTCATcctgtctttcatgtgtctatgcttagaAAATATATTCATGATGAGTCGCATATAATACATGCCGACACCATAGAAATTAAAGAAggcttgacttatgaagaggtacCTACAGAAATTCTcgataggcaagtaagaaagttgagaacaaaagatatagtatcggtaaaagttttgtgaagtaatcatgattcaaaagaggctacgtgggaggtcgaggaagatatgaagaagtatccttatttatttgaagaacAAGGTATGTGAACCTAGGTTTGGCTTGACATTTATATTTCATTTATTAAATACAAGTTAGCATGTATTTATGTCCTTGCTAGATTACACTTTGTTGTTGAAGTAATTTAGTTTCTGTGAGAGTATATTTAGTTATTAAATAATTTAGTACAATGCCAGAGTACATTTAATGCATTAAAGTTATTTACTTGTTGCTGAAGTGTTGTGCTTTAGATTTTGGTTGGTTATTGTGGTACCTCATTGCCGGAGTGTGAGTAATTAGTCTATGAGTTGTGTATGGTGCCTATGAATGGCCTGTTATGGTATATTTAGTTGTTGTTGGTGTAGTTGTGGTATTGGTGACAGGGATAGTTTTTTTGGATAGTCCAATTTACACG containing:
- the LOC108949214 gene encoding uncharacterized protein isoform X2; this translates as MARTCNSDTDTQDAAQETIATIVAQGRTKKPSTQKRKGKSTKGVQVPRVEHEEGVEHDEQIAQDPVPPPTAAPAQTAISPEVGQMFNAVNSAMEMFKAFMANQNERRDEIPLQSNRQNNFESSRVNEFLKLSHPLFHGSITDEDPMLWPEGVKKALRTMKAFDDEAVELAAYQLRDVAGAWFEMWEKERDEDDGPPTWKNLKRPSWLTLSQKRIGKLRLHSSNNSSKGIKVCKSTTWNS
- the LOC108949214 gene encoding uncharacterized protein isoform X1; translation: MRIGSRSFEEPVLQASRLQFRTSLSSSAIEMARTCNSDTDTQDAAQETIATIVAQGRTKKPSTQKRKGKSTKGVQVPRVEHEEGVEHDEQIAQDPVPPPTAAPAQTAISPEVGQMFNAVNSAMEMFKAFMANQNERRDEIPLQSNRQNNFESSRVNEFLKLSHPLFHGSITDEDPMLWPEGVKKALRTMKAFDDEAVELAAYQLRDVAGAWFEMWEKERDEDDGPPTWKNLKRPSWLTLSQKRIGKLRLHSSNNSSKGIKVCKSTTWNS